Proteins from a genomic interval of Mycolicibacterium grossiae:
- a CDS encoding carbohydrate ABC transporter permease, with protein sequence MTATVENPRDRGAAAAAADTDDERSERRLAFWLVSPAVVLMLAVTAYPIAYAVWLSLQRYNLAAPDDTEFVGLGNYATILTDRYWWTAFAVTLGITVVSVAIEFVLGMALALVMHRTIFGRGVVRTAVLVPYGIVTVAASYSWYYAWTPGTGYLANLLPEGSAPLTEQLPSLAIVVLAEVWKTTPFMALLLLAGLALVPQDLLNAAQVDGAGAWHRLVRVILPMIKPAILVALLFRTLDAFRIFDNIYVLTAGSNDTGSVSILGYDNLFKAFNLGLGSAISVLVFLCVAIIAFIFIRIFGAAAPGADQEGR encoded by the coding sequence GTGACCGCGACCGTCGAGAACCCGCGTGATCGCGGCGCCGCCGCCGCTGCCGCCGACACCGACGACGAGAGATCCGAACGGCGCCTGGCGTTCTGGCTCGTCAGCCCCGCCGTGGTGCTGATGCTCGCGGTCACCGCCTATCCGATCGCCTACGCGGTGTGGCTGAGCCTGCAGCGCTACAACCTCGCCGCCCCCGACGACACCGAGTTCGTCGGGCTGGGCAACTACGCCACGATCCTCACCGACCGGTACTGGTGGACCGCGTTCGCCGTGACGCTCGGCATCACGGTGGTGTCGGTCGCCATCGAGTTCGTCCTCGGCATGGCGCTCGCACTCGTCATGCACCGCACCATCTTCGGCAGGGGCGTCGTCCGCACGGCCGTCCTGGTCCCGTACGGCATCGTCACCGTCGCCGCCTCCTACAGCTGGTACTACGCGTGGACGCCGGGCACGGGATATCTCGCGAACCTGCTGCCGGAGGGCTCGGCGCCGCTCACCGAGCAGCTGCCGTCGCTGGCCATCGTGGTGCTGGCCGAGGTGTGGAAGACGACGCCGTTCATGGCGCTGCTGCTGCTGGCCGGTCTGGCGCTGGTGCCGCAGGACCTCCTCAACGCCGCGCAGGTCGACGGCGCCGGAGCGTGGCACCGGCTGGTCCGGGTGATCCTGCCGATGATCAAGCCGGCAATCCTGGTGGCGCTGCTGTTCCGCACGCTCGACGCGTTCCGCATCTTCGACAACATCTACGTCCTGACCGCGGGGTCCAACGACACCGGCTCGGTGTCGATCCTGGGCTACGACAACCTGTTCAAGGCGTTCAACCTCGGGCTCGGTTCGGCGATCAGCGTGCTGGTCTTCCTGTGCGTGGCCATCATCGCGTTCATCTTCATCAGGATCTTCGGGGCGGCGGCGCCGGGAGCCGACCAGGAGGGACGCTGA
- a CDS encoding extracellular solute-binding protein produces the protein MRARRLCAAAVAAMTATLTASLTTACSSGGGGIVINYYTPASEMATFTAVSKRCNEQLGGRFTIQQISLPKEADAQRLQLARRLTGNDKTLDVMALDVVWTAEFAEAGWALPLSEDPAGEAEADATSNTLAGPLETARWQDRLYAAPITTNTQLLWYRADLVPDPPSDWDGMVAEATRLHAAGQPSWIALQAKQYEGLMVWFNTLLESAGGRVLSDDGKTVTLTDTPEHRAATVKALQIIKSVATAPGADPSITQTDEGTARLALEQGKAALEVNWPFVLPSMLENAVKGGVGFLPLNQRPDLADTINDAGTFSPSDEQFTAAYEASREVFGFANYPGVVPGQPAKVTLGGLNLAVGRNTQHKREAFEAIRCLRNVENQRYTSVEGGLPAVRASLYDDPAFQAKYPQYAIIREQLTNAAVRPATPVYQAVSTRITATLAPITDIDPERTADDLAEQVQKAIDGKGLIP, from the coding sequence GTGCGCGCTCGGCGGCTGTGCGCTGCGGCGGTGGCTGCGATGACGGCGACGCTGACCGCGTCGCTGACCACGGCATGCAGCTCCGGCGGCGGCGGAATCGTCATCAACTACTACACGCCGGCCAGCGAGATGGCCACGTTCACCGCGGTGTCCAAGCGGTGCAACGAGCAGCTCGGCGGCCGCTTCACCATCCAGCAGATCAGCCTGCCAAAGGAGGCCGACGCGCAGCGGCTGCAGTTGGCGCGACGGCTCACCGGCAACGACAAGACCCTCGACGTGATGGCGCTCGACGTCGTGTGGACCGCGGAGTTCGCCGAAGCGGGCTGGGCGCTGCCGCTGTCGGAGGACCCGGCCGGCGAGGCCGAGGCCGACGCGACGTCGAACACGCTTGCCGGACCGCTGGAGACCGCGCGGTGGCAGGACCGGCTGTACGCCGCGCCGATCACCACCAACACCCAGTTGCTCTGGTACCGCGCCGATCTGGTGCCCGACCCCCCGTCGGACTGGGACGGCATGGTGGCCGAAGCGACCCGGCTGCACGCCGCCGGGCAGCCGAGTTGGATTGCGCTGCAGGCGAAGCAGTACGAGGGCCTGATGGTGTGGTTCAACACGCTGCTGGAGAGTGCCGGCGGGCGGGTGCTGTCCGACGACGGCAAGACCGTGACGCTCACCGACACCCCCGAGCACCGCGCCGCCACGGTCAAGGCGCTGCAGATCATCAAGTCGGTTGCCACCGCGCCGGGCGCCGACCCCTCGATCACGCAGACCGACGAGGGCACCGCGCGGCTCGCGCTCGAGCAGGGCAAGGCCGCGCTCGAGGTGAACTGGCCCTTCGTGCTGCCCTCGATGCTGGAGAACGCCGTCAAGGGCGGCGTCGGCTTCCTGCCGCTGAACCAACGGCCCGACCTCGCCGACACCATCAACGACGCGGGCACCTTCTCGCCGAGCGACGAGCAGTTCACCGCCGCTTACGAGGCCAGCCGCGAGGTGTTCGGCTTCGCCAACTATCCGGGCGTGGTCCCCGGCCAGCCGGCGAAGGTGACCCTCGGCGGGCTGAACCTCGCGGTCGGGCGGAACACCCAGCACAAGCGGGAGGCGTTCGAGGCCATCCGCTGCCTGCGCAATGTCGAGAACCAGCGCTACACCTCGGTCGAGGGTGGCCTGCCCGCCGTCCGTGCCTCGCTCTACGACGATCCGGCGTTCCAGGCGAAGTACCCGCAGTACGCCATCATCCGCGAGCAGCTGACCAACGCCGCCGTCCGCCCGGCCACCCCGGTGTATCAGGCCGTCAGCACCCGCATCACCGCGACGCTCGCGCCGATCACCGACATCGATCCCGAGCGCACTGCCGACGACCTCGCCGAGCAGGTGCAGAAGGCCATCGACGGCAAGGGGCTGATCCCGTGA